Proteins co-encoded in one Mycobacterium mantenii genomic window:
- a CDS encoding dihydrofolate reductase, which translates to MTRTAGVGLVWAQSTSGVIGRGGDIPWKVPEDLSRFKEVTMGHPVIMGRRTWDSLPAKVRPLPGRRNLVLSRDAGFVAEGARVVGSLEDALADGAGGPEVWVIGGEQVYLLALPYATRCEVTEIEIDLRRDDDDALAPTLDDTWVGETGEWLASRSGFRYRFHSYRRASALPFAPSA; encoded by the coding sequence ATGACGCGTACGGCGGGCGTGGGCCTGGTGTGGGCCCAGTCGACCTCAGGCGTCATCGGGCGCGGTGGCGACATCCCCTGGAAGGTGCCGGAAGATCTGTCCCGGTTCAAAGAGGTGACCATGGGCCACCCGGTGATCATGGGCCGGCGGACGTGGGATTCGTTACCGGCGAAGGTGCGGCCCTTGCCGGGCCGCCGCAACCTCGTCCTGTCCCGCGACGCCGGCTTCGTCGCCGAGGGGGCGCGGGTGGTCGGGTCCCTGGAGGACGCCCTCGCCGATGGCGCGGGCGGGCCCGAGGTCTGGGTCATCGGGGGCGAGCAGGTCTATTTGCTGGCGCTGCCGTACGCCACCCGCTGCGAGGTCACCGAGATCGAAATCGATTTGCGCCGCGATGACGACGACGCGCTGGCGCCGACGCTGGACGACACGTGGGTGGGTGAAACGGGGGAGTGGCTGGCCAGCCGCTCGGGCTTCCGGTATCGCTTCCACAGCTATCGCCGGGCGTCCGCGCTCCCGTTCGCGCCCTCCGCCTGA